A window from Acinonyx jubatus isolate Ajub_Pintada_27869175 chromosome E1, VMU_Ajub_asm_v1.0, whole genome shotgun sequence encodes these proteins:
- the COASY gene encoding bifunctional coenzyme A synthase, whose amino-acid sequence MAVFRSGLLVLTTPLASLAPRLAPILTSAARLVNHTLYVHLQPGMSLGGPAQPQSSLVQATFEVLDFITHLYAGADVHRHLDVRVLLTNIGAKSAFLPPLPSSVQNLAHPPEVVLTDFQTLDGSQYNPVKQQLERYATSCYSCCPQLASVLLYPDYGPGERSVESLDVPLPSTIRPASPVARSPKQPVRGYHRGAVGGTFDRLHNAHKVLLSVACILAQEQLVVGVADKDLLKSKLLPELLQPYTERVEHLSEFLVDVKPSLTFDITPLLDPYGPAGSNPSLEFLVVSEETYRGGMAVNRFRLENGLEELALYQIQLLKDPNHTDNEEDKVSSSTFRQRMLGKLLRPPYKRPELPTQLYVIGLTGISGSGKSSVAQRLKGLGAFVIDSDHLGHRAYAPGGPAYQPVVEAFGADILHKDGIINRKVLGSRVFGNKKQLKILTDIVWPIIAKLAREEMNQAVAEGKHVCVIDAALLLEAGWQNMVHEVWTVVIPETEAIRRIVERDGLSEAAAQSRLQSQMSGQQLVDQSHVVLSTLWEPHVTQCQVEKAWALLQKRISQTP is encoded by the exons ATGGCCGTATTCCGGTCGGGCCTCCTGGTGCTGACGACGCCGCTCGCCTCCCTGGCCCCTCGCCTGGCCCCCATCCTGACCTCGGCGGCCCGGCTGGTGAATCACACGCTCTACGTACACCTGCAGCCGGGCATGAGCCTGGGGGGCCCGGCCCAGCCCCAGTCCAGCCTCGTGCAGGCCACGTTTGAGGTCCTGGATTTCATCACGCACCTCTACGCTGGCGCCGATGTCCACAGGCACCTGGATGTCAGAGTTCTGCTGACCAATATAGGAGCCAAGAGcgcctttctccctccccttcccagctcagTCCAGAACCTGGCCCACCCACCGGAAGTGGTGCTGACTGACTTCCAGACACTGGATGGGAGCCAGTACAACCCGGTTAAACAACAGCTAGAGCGTTATGCCACCAGCTGCTACAGTTGTTGTCCCCAGCTGGCTTCGGTGCTGCTATACCCCGATTATGGGCCCGGAGAGCGGTCTGTGGAGTCCCTGGATGTCCCCTTACCCTCCACCATCAGGCCAGCCTCTCCCGTGGCCAGGTCTCCAAAGCAGCCAGTGCGTGGCTACCACCGTGGGGCTGTGGGTGGCACGTTTGACCGCCTGCACAATGCCCACAAGGTGTTGCTCAGTGTCGCGTGCATCCTGGCCCAGGAGCAGCTTGTGGTGGGAGTAGCGGACAAAGACCTGTTGAAGA GCAAATTGCTCCCTGAGCTGCTCCAACCCTACACAGAACGCGTGGAACATCTGAGTGAGTTCCTGGTGGACGTCAAGCCCTCCTTGACTTTTGATATCACCCCCCTGCTGGATCCCTATGGGCCCGCTGGCTCTAACCCCTCCTTGGAGTTCCTGGTGGTCAGCGAGGAGACCTATCGTGGGGGGATGGCCGTCAACCGCTTCCGTCTTGAGAAT GGTCTGGAGGAGCTTGCCTTGTACCAGATCCAGCTGCTGAAGGACCCAAACCATACAGACAATGAAGAGGACAAAGTCAGTTCCTCCACCTTCCGCCAACGAATGCTGGGAAAGCTGCTTCGGCCTCCATAT AAGAGGCCCGAACTCCCCACACAGCTCTATGTGATTGGACTGACGGGCATCAGTGGCTCTGGGAAGAGCTCAGTAGCTCAGCGGCTTAAGGGCCTGGGGGCGTTTGTCATCGACAGTGACCACCTGGGCCATCGGGCCTACGCCCCAGGGGGTCCTGCCTACCAGCCTGTTGTGGAAGCCTTTGGAGCAG ATATTCTCCATAAAGATGGCATTATCAACAGGAAGGTCCTAGGCAGCCGGGTGTTTGGGAACAAG AAGCAGCTGAAGATACTCACGGATATTGTGTGGCCAATTATCGCAAAACTGGCTCGAGAGGAGATGAACCAGGCTGTGGCTGAGG GAAAACATGTGTGCGTGATTGATGCCGCCCTGCTGCTTGAAGCCGGCTGGCAGAACATGGTGCATGAGGTGTGGACCGTTGTCATCCCTGAGACTGAG GCTATACGACGCATTGTGGAGAGGGATGGCCTGAGTGAAGCTGCAGCTCAGAGCCGGTTGCAGAGCCAGATGAGTGGGCAACAGCTCGTGGACCAGAGCCACGTGGTGCTGAGCACCCTATGGGAACCGCATGTTACGCAATGCCAG GTGGAGAAAGCTTGGGCTCTCTTGCAGAAGCGCATCTCCCAGACGCCGTAA
- the MLX gene encoding max-like protein X isoform X1, whose translation MRGPCPALRLSFVGWWVWVTWKCLASSSRQGARPLAGFRFGGSEMTEPVASPDDPWVKASPAGAYAGEGRAGRAHARGGSRRLGDSLQSPKVPPPSGPRGCREDSPHPARAKVEYAYSDNSLDPGLFVESTRKGSVVSRANSIGSTSASSVPNTDDEDSDYHQESYKESYKDRRRRAHTQAEQKRRDAIKRGYDDLQTIVPTCQQQDFSIGSQKLSKAIVLQKTIDYIQFLHKEKKKQEEEVSMLRKDVTALKIMKVNYEQIVKAHQDNPHEGDDQVSDQVKFNVFQGIMDSLFQSFNASISVASFQELSACVFSWIEEHCKPQTLREIVIGVLHQLKNQLY comes from the exons ATGCGCGGGCCGTGCCCCGCCCTCCGCCTCTCGTTCGTGGGTTGGTGGGTTTGGGTCACGTGGAAGTGCCTCGCCTCTTCCTCGCGGCAGGGGGCCCGCCCGCTGGCTGGTTTCCGGTTCGGTGGGTCGGAGATGACGGAGCCGGTCGCCTCTCCGGACGACCCCTGGGTCAAGGCAAGCCCCGCGGGCGCGTACGCCGGCGAGGGGAGGGCGGGTCGGGCTCATGCACGTGGGGGGTCCCGAAGACTAGGGGATTCCCTGCAGTCCCCAAAGGTCCCCCCGCCCTCCGGGCCCCGGGGCTGCAGAGAAGACAGCCCTCACCCTGCGCGTGCCAAG GTGGAGTATGCCTACAGTGACAACAGCCTGGACCCCG GGCTTTTTGTAGAAAGTACCCGAAAGGGGAGTGTAGTGTCCAGAGCTAATAGCATCGGTTCCACCAGTGCCTCTTCTGTCCCCAATACAG ATGATGAGGACAGTGATTACCACCAGGAGTCCTACAAGGAATCCTACAAGGACCGGCGGCGGCGAGCACATACTCAGGCTGAGCAGAAGAGGAGAGACGCCATCAAG AGAGGCTATGATGACCTCCAGACCATCGTCCCCACCTGCCAGCAGCAGGACTTCTCCATTGGCTCCCAGAAGCTCAGCAAAGCCATCGTTCTACAGAAGA CTATTGACTACATCCAGTTTTTgcacaaggagaagaaaaagcaggaggaggaggtgtCCATGCTACGCAAGGACGTCACGGCCCTAAAGATCATGAAAgt GAACTATGAGCAGATTGTGAAGGCACACCAGGACAACCCCCATGAGGGAGACGACCAGGTCTCTGACCAAGTCAAGTTCAATGTGTTTCAAGGCATCATGGACTCACTGTTCCAGTCCTTCAATGCCTCTATCTCCGTGGCCAGTTTCCAGGAGCTGTCAGCCTGTGTCTTCAGCTGGATTGAGGAGCACTGTAAGCCTCAG ACCCTACGGGAGATTGTGATTGGCGTCTTGCACCAATTGAAGAACCAGCTGTACTGA
- the MLX gene encoding max-like protein X isoform X3 has product MRGPCPALRLSFVGWWVWVTWKCLASSSRQGARPLAGFRFGGSEMTEPVASPDDPWVKVEYAYSDNSLDPDDEDSDYHQESYKESYKDRRRRAHTQAEQKRRDAIKRGYDDLQTIVPTCQQQDFSIGSQKLSKAIVLQKTIDYIQFLHKEKKKQEEEVSMLRKDVTALKIMKVNYEQIVKAHQDNPHEGDDQVSDQVKFNVFQGIMDSLFQSFNASISVASFQELSACVFSWIEEHCKPQTLREIVIGVLHQLKNQLY; this is encoded by the exons ATGCGCGGGCCGTGCCCCGCCCTCCGCCTCTCGTTCGTGGGTTGGTGGGTTTGGGTCACGTGGAAGTGCCTCGCCTCTTCCTCGCGGCAGGGGGCCCGCCCGCTGGCTGGTTTCCGGTTCGGTGGGTCGGAGATGACGGAGCCGGTCGCCTCTCCGGACGACCCCTGGGTCAAG GTGGAGTATGCCTACAGTGACAACAGCCTGGACCCCG ATGATGAGGACAGTGATTACCACCAGGAGTCCTACAAGGAATCCTACAAGGACCGGCGGCGGCGAGCACATACTCAGGCTGAGCAGAAGAGGAGAGACGCCATCAAG AGAGGCTATGATGACCTCCAGACCATCGTCCCCACCTGCCAGCAGCAGGACTTCTCCATTGGCTCCCAGAAGCTCAGCAAAGCCATCGTTCTACAGAAGA CTATTGACTACATCCAGTTTTTgcacaaggagaagaaaaagcaggaggaggaggtgtCCATGCTACGCAAGGACGTCACGGCCCTAAAGATCATGAAAgt GAACTATGAGCAGATTGTGAAGGCACACCAGGACAACCCCCATGAGGGAGACGACCAGGTCTCTGACCAAGTCAAGTTCAATGTGTTTCAAGGCATCATGGACTCACTGTTCCAGTCCTTCAATGCCTCTATCTCCGTGGCCAGTTTCCAGGAGCTGTCAGCCTGTGTCTTCAGCTGGATTGAGGAGCACTGTAAGCCTCAG ACCCTACGGGAGATTGTGATTGGCGTCTTGCACCAATTGAAGAACCAGCTGTACTGA
- the MLX gene encoding max-like protein X isoform X2 produces the protein MRGPCPALRLSFVGWWVWVTWKCLASSSRQGARPLAGFRFGGSEMTEPVASPDDPWVKVEYAYSDNSLDPGLFVESTRKGSVVSRANSIGSTSASSVPNTDDEDSDYHQESYKESYKDRRRRAHTQAEQKRRDAIKRGYDDLQTIVPTCQQQDFSIGSQKLSKAIVLQKTIDYIQFLHKEKKKQEEEVSMLRKDVTALKIMKVNYEQIVKAHQDNPHEGDDQVSDQVKFNVFQGIMDSLFQSFNASISVASFQELSACVFSWIEEHCKPQTLREIVIGVLHQLKNQLY, from the exons ATGCGCGGGCCGTGCCCCGCCCTCCGCCTCTCGTTCGTGGGTTGGTGGGTTTGGGTCACGTGGAAGTGCCTCGCCTCTTCCTCGCGGCAGGGGGCCCGCCCGCTGGCTGGTTTCCGGTTCGGTGGGTCGGAGATGACGGAGCCGGTCGCCTCTCCGGACGACCCCTGGGTCAAG GTGGAGTATGCCTACAGTGACAACAGCCTGGACCCCG GGCTTTTTGTAGAAAGTACCCGAAAGGGGAGTGTAGTGTCCAGAGCTAATAGCATCGGTTCCACCAGTGCCTCTTCTGTCCCCAATACAG ATGATGAGGACAGTGATTACCACCAGGAGTCCTACAAGGAATCCTACAAGGACCGGCGGCGGCGAGCACATACTCAGGCTGAGCAGAAGAGGAGAGACGCCATCAAG AGAGGCTATGATGACCTCCAGACCATCGTCCCCACCTGCCAGCAGCAGGACTTCTCCATTGGCTCCCAGAAGCTCAGCAAAGCCATCGTTCTACAGAAGA CTATTGACTACATCCAGTTTTTgcacaaggagaagaaaaagcaggaggaggaggtgtCCATGCTACGCAAGGACGTCACGGCCCTAAAGATCATGAAAgt GAACTATGAGCAGATTGTGAAGGCACACCAGGACAACCCCCATGAGGGAGACGACCAGGTCTCTGACCAAGTCAAGTTCAATGTGTTTCAAGGCATCATGGACTCACTGTTCCAGTCCTTCAATGCCTCTATCTCCGTGGCCAGTTTCCAGGAGCTGTCAGCCTGTGTCTTCAGCTGGATTGAGGAGCACTGTAAGCCTCAG ACCCTACGGGAGATTGTGATTGGCGTCTTGCACCAATTGAAGAACCAGCTGTACTGA
- the PSMC3IP gene encoding homologous-pairing protein 2 homolog, with translation MSKGRAEAAAGAPGILLRYLQEQNRPYSAQDVFGNLQREHGLGKAAVVKALEQLAQQGKIKEKMYGKQKIYFADQDQFDMVSDADLQGLDTKIVALTAKVQSLQQSCRHMEAELKELTSALTTPEMQKEIQELKKECAGYRERLKNIKAATNHVTPEEKEQVYRERQKYCKEWRKRKRMVTELSDAILEGYPKSKKQFFEEVGIETDEDYNVKLPDP, from the exons ATGAGTAAAGGCCGAGCCGAGGCTGCGGCGGGAG CCCCCGGGATTCTCCTGAGATACCTGCAGGAGCAGAACCGGCCCTACAGCGCCCAGGACGTGTTCGGGAACCTGCAGCGGGAACATGGACTGGGCAAGGCG GCGGTGGTGAAGGCGCTGGAGCAGCTGGCCCAACAAGGCAAAATCAAAGAGAAGATGTACGGCAAGCAGAAGATCTATTTTGCGGACCAG GACCAGTTCGACATGGTGAGTGACGCTGACCTCCAAGGCCTGGACACCAAAATCGTGGCCCTCACTGCCAAGGTGCAGAGCCTCCAGCAGAGCTGCCGCCACATGGAGGCCG AGCTGAAGGAGTTAACTAGTGCCCTGACCACACCGGAGATGCAGAAAGAGATCCAAGAGTTGAAGAAGGAATGTGCTGGCTacagagagagactgaagaacatcAAAGCAGCCACCAACCATGTGActccagaagagaaagagcag GTgtacagagagaggcagaagtaCTGCAAGGAATGGAGGAAGCGGAAGAGGATGGTAA CAGAATTGTCTGATGCGATCCTTGAAGGATACCCCAAGAGCAAGAAGCAGTTCTTT GAGGAAGTTGGGATAGAGACTGATGAAGATTACAACGTGAAGCTCCCAGACCCTTGA
- the RETREG3 gene encoding reticulophagy regulator 3: MAEAEGVAAAPGPASGPTLRGRRTMSGSWERDQQVEAAQRALVEVLGPYEPLLSRVQAALVWERPARSALWCLGLNAAFWFFALTSLRLVFLLAFSSMIIVCIDQWKNKIWPEIKVPRPDALDNESWGFVHPRLLSVPELCHHVAEVWVSGTIFIRNLLLFKKQNPGKFCLLSCGILTFLAVLGRYIPGLLLSYLILVTVMMWPLAVYHRLWDRAYVRLKPALQRLDFSVRGYMMSKQRERQLRRRALHPERAMDNHSDSEEELAAFCPQLDDSTVARELAITDSEHSDAEVSCTDNGTFNLSRGQTPLTEGSEDLDGHSDPEESFARDLPDFPSINVDPAGLDDEDDTSIGMPSLMYRSPPGAEELQNPPASQDEAVLPELLLGALPAGSNLTSNLASLVSQGMIHLALSGASQPGPSGPPPRRATRGFLRAPSSDLDTDAEGDDFELLDQSELNQLDPASSRSH; encoded by the exons ATGGCGGAGGCAGAGGGGGTGGCCGCGGCCCCAGGCCCAGCTTCGGGGCCTACTTTGAGGGGTCGCCGCACTATGTCAGGCTCCTGGGAGCGAGACCAGCAGGTTGAGGCGGCGCAGCGGGCCCTGGTGGAGGTGCTGGGGCCTTACGAGCCTCTGCTGAGCCGGGTGCAGGCAGCCCTGGTGTGGGAGCGGCCAGCCAGGAGCGCCCTGTGGTGCCTGGGGCTGAACGCGGCTTTCTG GTTCTTTGCACTGACATCCCTTCGTCTTGTATTTTTACTTGCGTTCAGCTCAATGATCATTGTGtgtatagatcaatggaagaacAAAATCTGGCCTGAAATAAAAG TGCCAAGACCCGACGCATTAGACAATGAGAG CTGGGGCTTTGTGCACCCTCGGTTGCTCAGCGTGCCTGAGCTCTGCCACCACGTAGCTGAAGTCTGGGTTAGTGGGACCATTTTCATAAGGaatcttttgcttttcaaaaagcaaaacccaGGCAAG TTCTGCTTGCTGAGCTGTGGGATACTGACCTTTTTGGCCGTTTTGGGCCGCTACATCCCTGGGCTCTTGCTGTCCTACTTAATAC TTGTCACTGTCATGATGTGGCCCCTTGCTGTGTACCACCGACTGTGGGATCGAGCATATGTACGGCTGAAGCCAGCTCTGCAGCGGCTAGATTTCAGTGTCCGTGGCTACATGATGtcgaagcagagagagagacaat TGCGCCGCAGAGCTCTACACCCAGAGCGTGCCATGGACAACCACAGTGACAGCGAAGAGGAGCTTGCTGCTTTCTGTCCTCAG CTGGATGATTCTACTGTTGCCAGGGAATTGGCCATCACAGACTCCGAGCACTCGGATGCTGAGGTCTCCTGTACAGACAATGGCACATTCAATCTTTCACGGGGCCAGACACCTCTAACAGAAGGCTCTGAAG ACCTAGATGGTCACAGTGATCCAGAAGAATCCTTTGCCAGAGACCTTCCAGACTTCCCTTCCATTAATGTGGATCCTGCTGGCCTGGATGATGAGGACGATACCAGCATTGGGATGCCCAGCTTGATGTACCGTTCCCCACCAGGAGCTGAGGAGCTCCAGAACCCTCCTGCCAGCCAGGACGAGGCTGTACTGCCGGAGCTCCTGCTTGGTGCCCTGCCTGCAGGATCCAACCTCACCAGCAACCTTGCCAGCCTGGTCTCCCAGGGCATGATTCACCTGGCCCTGTCAGGGGCCTCCCAGCCAGGCCCTTCTGGCCCCCCTCCCCGGAGAGCAACAAGAGGCTTCCTTCGGGCCCCTAGTTCAGACCTGGACACTGATGCTGAGGGGGATGACTTTGAACTTCTGGACCAGTCAGAGCTGAATCAGCTGGACCCTGCCAGTTCCAGGAGCCACTGA